The following proteins are co-located in the Blochmannia endosymbiont of Camponotus sp. genome:
- the ruvX gene encoding Holliday junction resolvase RuvX produces the protein MSVDIVMGFDFGTKHIGVAIGQKLTCTVQPLIVLQSQFGVPNWKHIKDIYNTWKPMTLVVGLPLKIDGSEQPITILAKIFATQLKEQFPVTVEMHDERFSTSEARLNYFEFYHDNLCVKTNIKINAIAAGVILKSWLNKF, from the coding sequence ATGTCTGTTGATATAGTTATGGGTTTTGATTTTGGTACTAAACATATAGGAGTGGCTATTGGTCAAAAATTGACTTGCACTGTACAACCTCTGATTGTATTGCAGTCGCAATTTGGTGTTCCTAATTGGAAACATATCAAAGATATTTATAATACGTGGAAACCAATGACTTTGGTAGTAGGATTGCCCTTAAAAATAGATGGGAGCGAACAACCTATTACGATTTTAGCAAAGATATTTGCCACGCAACTCAAAGAACAATTTCCTGTTACGGTCGAGATGCATGATGAGCGTTTTAGTACGAGTGAAGCACGTTTAAACTATTTTGAATTTTATCATGATAATTTATGTGTTAAAACAAATATTAAAATCAATGCAATTGCAGCTGGAGTAATTTTAAAAAGTTGGCTAAACAAATTTTAA